CAACAGACGCGCATTATGACTGTAATCATTACTGATACTGACAGGGCCGAATAGGTGAGTGTATTTAGGGTGACGATACACGAAGGCCGCGATACCTTTCCACAATAGTAATAGTGAGTTAAGGCTCTTCTGATAAGGCTTACTCACTACGGATCGCCCAAGTTCAATACTATTATCTAGGGTGTCAATGAACTCTTGATTGTAGTTAAACAGGCTACGAGAGTAGAGCTTATCAAGCCCGTGCTCAGCGATTAGCTTGTCGACCATACCAAGTCGGTATGCACCCACTAATTCAGCCTTGGTTTTATTCCAAACAAACAGTTGATGGTAGTAAAGGTCATACTCATCTAAATCACAGGCAAGCCCGCTGCCTTCTCCGACTTCTCGGAAACTCTCTTCTCTCACTCGACCAATTTCGCGCATTAAGTTAGGAATAGATTGGCTTGGCGTACAGTAGACCTCGAAGTCTCCTTGCTCGAGCAGTTTCATCTCTTCAGGGAGCGAATTAATCTCGATTGACAATACTTCTGGTGAGATTGGCGTTATCACTTGAGTGTCAAAAGATGGGGCATGGACTGCTGTGCTAAGGCTATCTTGTTGACTCATCAGATAGGTATTGAGTCGCAGATAGTTGACGATATCCATCTCTTTTTCAAACGATTTTATCTCTGAATACGGAATCGACGAGCCAATAGAGATAGAGATAGTAGTCGCTTGCTTATTAAGAAGTTCGCGCCCGAGTAGAGCTGTTCTTAATAGCGGATGGACACGGCCAGCTTGATAGAAAAGCTCACTGTTTTTACCATTGATGAAGATAGGAACCGTAGTGGCTTGATGACGTTTGACGAACTTGGCAACCGATTTGCTCCATTCGATGTCTGTCAGTGTTTTTGCCCCTTTACGGTAACTCGATACTTCGCCCGCAGGGAACACAATCAAAAGTCCGCCATCGGACAAGTGACGATTGGCATCTCGAATGGCTTTAGCATTGGTGCGTTTCGATTCTTTACTGTTAAAGACATCGACCCCAATGAAAAGATCATCCAGTTCAGGCAATCGCTTGAGCAACTCATTCGCCAACACCTTCACATCCTTCCTTACCGATCCTACGAGATCAGCAAGGATTACACCTTCAATCGCACCAAGTGGGTGGTTAGCCACAATGACTACTGGCCCTTGTTCGGGAATATTATCAGTGGCGCCTGCTGAAACGGAATAGTCGATATTCAATGCTGACAAGGTGTGATGCATGAATTCAAAGCTAGATAACTCATCAGGTCTATCTTGATAGAGCTTATCTAGCTTAGATAGCCCAGTTGCCCACTCGACAACAGACTCACCTAAACCAAAAGGCGTGTAGCGTGGTAAACGAAAAGGACTATCAATCATAATGAAGCTACCTTATTGACTAAAGTTGTTTAGGAAACCGTCTTGATTCTTGAAATCTTTTACACTTAAAAATGCACCGCAAAGCCATACTAGGCATGCCATGCCAAACAGTAATCCGCCGTCATAACCGACAATTTCACCCGCTGCGTTAAACTCAGGCATTTGAATACCGAGCGGCGTAAACAGATGGAAAAATATCGCGCCACTCATAACCCCCACACTCATGATGGCACCCAGGCCATGCCAACGAGTAAACAGCAAAATGGCCGCAATCAATTCAGCGAACCCAATCAAGTAGCCGCCAAATGAACCGAACCAACTTAAGCCAGACCATGTCGCCAAGGTGCCAAAGATATGCTCAGTCTCGTATGAGCCTGTGAACTTAAAAAACAGCGACTGAACAAATACGAAAGCGATAAATGCCGCAGGAATATGTTTAGCTGGAGTGAATGTCATGGTTATTCCCTTATTTGATCAGTTGCGGCCAAACGGTGTCGGCTTTTTGAATATGCTGTGCTCGGTCTTGTTCCCAACGCTGTTTAATCTCTTGGTCGTAGTTGAGGTAAAGCTTGTTATCAACAATTGTCCATTGGTTTGGGTCACCGGGTGCAAAGTCACTTTTTGCTGAAACAGCCCAAGCGCAATAACCCCCATATTGAGGGGCATACTTTTCAGGATTATTAACAAATAAAGTCAGATTCTTTTCAGAAGAGAAATACCAGTCCGCGCCTTTGTACTCGGTGCTGAATTTTTTACTGCCTTCAATGGGCTTACCTGAAGTGAAATAAGCCACAGTATCGTAGCCATCGAGCGCCTTACTGCTAAAGAACCCTGTGTAGATTTCATCGGCGGCAAATACGTACGGGCTAATAAGTAGCATGACCATGGTTAATAGTTTTCTCATGATGGACTCCATCTATAGATTGATTACGGGTGATAAATCGAAGGTAAAACGCTGTTGATTTATCTGGCATGGCTTAATGGGTTCACAAGGCGAGCCGGGTGCATAAAACATAGAGGCTTGGCCGTGTAGATTGCGTAAGTGTGTAAAGCTCACCGTATGTGCGTCTTCGCGATGCATACAGGTTGCTAAATGAGGCTGTTCGCTATGATGGTGAGAGTGAAATTGAAGTAAGTTCTGCTGATTCTTTCCTGTTGTCATAAGCTGATCGTATTTTGCTTGTCGGTAGGCTTGCACTCGCTCTAAATCAACACCGGATGAGAAGAGTGGAGAATCGGTGTCGACGATGTGCTGTTGAATACCATCCCACATGTAGGCGATAACCAAACCATTGTTCTGAGTTAAATTCGGCGCGAAAGCCAACAAGGTGAATGGAGCAAAAGAGTGCAGGTCGAGCTGATGAAATGCTTCAGAGAGCTGACTGATGTTACGACTCGATGATAGATTCTTGAGTAGTAAACCACGGCTGACTAAAGGTCCAACAGGCACTATGCCTTGATAGTTATTGAGTAGGCATAACGAAAGCCCGAACTCATTGATACTGATCCAGCTACCACCGCCGGTTGGGTCGAGTGGCATGATGATATCGACGCCGTTAACTCGATATTGTTTAGGTGGCATCGCCAGTGCCCGTGTCTTTTGTTCATCACGATTAAAGAAGACCTGATAGCCATTGT
This region of Vibrio sp. BS-M-Sm-2 genomic DNA includes:
- a CDS encoding lysophospholipid acyltransferase family protein, whose product is MIDSPFRLPRYTPFGLGESVVEWATGLSKLDKLYQDRPDELSSFEFMHHTLSALNIDYSVSAGATDNIPEQGPVVIVANHPLGAIEGVILADLVGSVRKDVKVLANELLKRLPELDDLFIGVDVFNSKESKRTNAKAIRDANRHLSDGGLLIVFPAGEVSSYRKGAKTLTDIEWSKSVAKFVKRHQATTVPIFINGKNSELFYQAGRVHPLLRTALLGRELLNKQATTISISIGSSIPYSEIKSFEKEMDIVNYLRLNTYLMSQQDSLSTAVHAPSFDTQVITPISPEVLSIEINSLPEEMKLLEQGDFEVYCTPSQSIPNLMREIGRVREESFREVGEGSGLACDLDEYDLYYHQLFVWNKTKAELVGAYRLGMVDKLIAEHGLDKLYSRSLFNYNQEFIDTLDNSIELGRSVVSKPYQKSLNSLLLLWKGIAAFVYRHPKYTHLFGPVSISNDYSHNARLLIATTLSIHHYDEQKANLVSPSSPLNTSNNVFWQNHLLSSLASVPLLSKVLARMEQGKGLPVLLRQYLGMNGKLVCFNVDPSFNDALDGLIVVNLKKVPLKTLGKYMGRELAQDYLEQHARR
- a CDS encoding NRDE family protein, which encodes MCSVSWLLEDNGYQVFFNRDEQKTRALAMPPKQYRVNGVDIIMPLDPTGGGSWISINEFGLSLCLLNNYQGIVPVGPLVSRGLLLKNLSSSRNISQLSEAFHQLDLHSFAPFTLLAFAPNLTQNNGLVIAYMWDGIQQHIVDTDSPLFSSGVDLERVQAYRQAKYDQLMTTGKNQQNLLQFHSHHHSEQPHLATCMHREDAHTVSFTHLRNLHGQASMFYAPGSPCEPIKPCQINQQRFTFDLSPVINL
- a CDS encoding YHS domain-containing (seleno)protein; the encoded protein is MRKLLTMVMLLISPYVFAADEIYTGFFSSKALDGYDTVAYFTSGKPIEGSKKFSTEYKGADWYFSSEKNLTLFVNNPEKYAPQYGGYCAWAVSAKSDFAPGDPNQWTIVDNKLYLNYDQEIKQRWEQDRAQHIQKADTVWPQLIK